In Vibrio hippocampi, the following are encoded in one genomic region:
- the amrA gene encoding AmmeMemoRadiSam system protein A has translation MPVTLSDNRKLTDFDLSVLLDIVTHTLEHYLSGAPIEPLTLSDYPTRLTVPGACYVTLTVAGKLQGCIGTTMTQMPLVQEVQRKALGAACQDQRFTPLVAEQADELTIEVSVLTPPTSLPIESEAMLLDYLQTHQCGLVLQHGSKSALLLPQVWEKLPEPQQFLQHLKQKAGWSNDYWHDDICVSRFDVESAQRPFHHRQEEKS, from the coding sequence ATGCCAGTTACCTTATCGGACAATAGAAAACTCACCGACTTCGATCTCTCGGTGCTGTTGGATATCGTCACACACACACTTGAACACTATTTATCAGGTGCCCCTATTGAGCCACTGACGCTTAGCGACTACCCCACGCGCTTAACGGTACCGGGTGCCTGTTATGTCACACTCACCGTCGCCGGTAAACTGCAAGGCTGCATCGGCACCACAATGACTCAGATGCCACTGGTGCAAGAAGTACAAAGAAAAGCCTTAGGCGCGGCCTGTCAAGATCAACGCTTCACTCCCCTTGTCGCAGAGCAAGCCGATGAGTTAACCATCGAAGTCTCGGTACTCACGCCGCCTACAAGCTTACCCATTGAGTCAGAAGCCATGTTGCTTGATTACCTACAAACCCACCAATGCGGCTTAGTGCTTCAACATGGCAGCAAAAGCGCACTGTTGTTACCCCAAGTCTGGGAAAAGCTGCCCGAGCCGCAGCAATTCCTGCAACACTTAAAACAAAAAGCAGGTTGGAGCAATGATTACTGGCATGATGACATTTGTGTCTCTCGGTTTGATGTCGAGTCTGCACAGCGCCCCTTTCATCACCGACAAGAAGAGAAATCGTAG
- a CDS encoding helix-turn-helix domain-containing protein, which yields MTERLHIDTISTLHKSLGLGRPLHPLVSVIHQKEVSAKVYGQAANLTFGVYLLSLKDGASCTFGYGQTTYDFDDGTMTFISPNQEVRVESIESPANSIGWTIAIHPDLIRKTDLGVKIDQYTFFNYESNEALHLSEREIAMVSDIARNIEVECDQNMDSHTQSLICSNIELLLRYCSRFYDRQFMVRANLNDEYINKLNHFLHQYYQSDKPTERGIPSVQYCGQQLGLSPYYLSDLLKQQTGKNALEHIHLFLIEKAKGQMLSSKQSITQIAYDLGFEYPQHFSKLFKAKVGVTPREYRTKH from the coding sequence ATGACCGAACGCTTACATATTGACACGATATCGACACTGCATAAAAGCTTGGGGCTTGGACGCCCTCTGCACCCATTAGTGAGCGTGATTCATCAGAAAGAGGTGAGCGCTAAGGTGTACGGTCAAGCGGCGAATCTCACCTTTGGGGTTTATCTGCTTTCTCTTAAAGATGGCGCCAGTTGCACCTTTGGTTACGGTCAGACAACCTATGACTTCGACGATGGCACCATGACGTTTATCTCGCCTAATCAAGAGGTGAGGGTGGAATCGATAGAATCACCAGCGAACAGTATAGGATGGACTATCGCCATTCATCCCGATCTGATCCGAAAGACCGATTTAGGGGTAAAGATAGACCAATACACTTTCTTCAATTACGAAAGCAATGAAGCGCTCCATCTTTCCGAGCGAGAAATCGCTATGGTCAGTGACATTGCTCGCAATATCGAAGTGGAGTGTGATCAAAACATGGACAGCCATACTCAAAGCTTGATTTGCTCCAATATCGAACTGCTACTTCGTTACTGCTCTCGATTTTACGACCGTCAATTTATGGTGCGCGCCAATCTCAATGATGAGTACATCAACAAACTCAACCACTTCTTACATCAATACTATCAAAGCGATAAGCCCACTGAGCGAGGCATTCCAAGTGTGCAGTATTGTGGTCAACAACTAGGATTATCGCCTTATTATCTGAGTGATTTACTGAAGCAGCAGACCGGAAAAAATGCTCTTGAGCATATTCACTTGTTTTTGATCGAAAAAGCTAAAGGTCAAATGCTGAGCAGCAAGCAAAGTATCACCCAAATTGCCTACGATCTTGGGTTTGAGTACCCACAGCACTTTTCCAAGTTATTTAAAGCCAAGGTGGGCGTGACACCTCGAGAATATCGCACCAAACACTAA
- a CDS encoding alpha/beta hydrolase — protein MMKSLFSLVVGLLLLAGCATPDQYQADLHQSEHYYNYIQPDFDHYLAATEDWLLENRAFISQDKAREMQMNMPFQMGSPDSDKAILLVHGLGDSPFSFRDVAQSLVTQGFYVQTLLLPGHGSNPAHMAHATYSDWQLLVHHYATMLRGNHQQVWLGGFSTGGNLVTIHAMEEGNIDGLMLFSPGFQTVTPVLEKLTPFVSLFTDGWTAPERNFAKYNSAPIVAALAYSESAKVLRDKLKHNTLTMPTLMVVSEADSVIDAKALANYFENHFINPNSQMIWYGSEQAVQGMENVAVYSMKRDDLHISTASHMSSLFAPENRYYGQHAEKLICENSFSESDRDACERGEPVWFSAWGYTEDNKVHARLTWNPYFKQLQSTMATMVQ, from the coding sequence ATGATGAAGTCGTTGTTTTCTTTGGTGGTGGGTTTGTTGCTATTAGCGGGCTGTGCGACGCCGGATCAATACCAAGCCGATCTGCACCAGTCTGAGCATTATTACAACTACATTCAGCCAGATTTTGATCACTATTTGGCGGCAACCGAAGACTGGCTACTGGAGAATCGTGCCTTTATTTCGCAAGATAAAGCGAGAGAGATGCAGATGAACATGCCATTTCAGATGGGCAGTCCAGATTCAGACAAAGCCATTTTATTGGTTCATGGATTAGGTGATTCACCGTTTAGTTTCCGCGATGTGGCGCAGAGCCTAGTGACTCAAGGTTTCTATGTGCAAACGCTCTTACTGCCTGGGCATGGCAGCAATCCTGCTCACATGGCGCACGCCACCTATTCTGACTGGCAACTGCTGGTGCACCATTATGCGACTATGCTTAGGGGTAACCATCAACAGGTTTGGCTAGGAGGATTCTCGACCGGAGGCAATCTTGTCACCATTCATGCGATGGAGGAGGGAAACATTGATGGGTTGATGCTGTTTTCTCCTGGTTTCCAGACCGTGACCCCTGTCTTAGAAAAACTCACACCGTTTGTTTCCCTGTTTACCGATGGTTGGACGGCGCCTGAACGTAACTTTGCCAAGTACAACTCAGCGCCGATTGTTGCAGCGTTGGCTTACTCAGAGAGTGCCAAAGTATTGCGAGATAAACTTAAGCATAATACCTTGACGATGCCGACCTTGATGGTTGTGAGTGAAGCGGACAGTGTGATTGATGCTAAGGCGCTAGCGAACTATTTCGAAAACCATTTTATTAACCCGAACAGCCAGATGATTTGGTATGGTTCTGAGCAGGCTGTACAAGGGATGGAGAACGTGGCGGTTTACTCTATGAAGCGTGACGATTTACACATCAGTACCGCTTCGCATATGAGCTCGTTGTTTGCGCCTGAGAATCGCTACTATGGTCAACATGCGGAGAAGTTAATCTGCGAAAATAGCTTTAGTGAATCAGATAGAGATGCGTGTGAACGCGGAGAACCGGTTTGGTTTTCAGCTTGGGGATATACCGAAGACAACAAGGTCCACGCAAGGTTAACCTGGAATCCTTACTTCAAACAGCTACAATCGACCATGGCAACTATGGTTCAATGA
- a CDS encoding glutathione S-transferase family protein — protein sequence MKLFIGNQNYSSWSLRAWLIFSQHNLSVEVCKLKLFTDEFYQQLESITPTAKVPTLVDGNTPIWDSLAILEYVSEQHLQGKGWPEDPSQRAKARSLASEMHSGFFALRDELPMNCRAKRVVSLSANAEKEIARIDAIWSEQMAENGAGWLFGDWSIADAMYAPVALRFQTYDIPLSSLAKQYQQKVLSSPAIQTWLEQASLETDIVEEDEAGIERA from the coding sequence ATGAAGTTATTTATCGGCAACCAGAACTATTCCAGTTGGTCACTACGAGCTTGGCTTATTTTTTCACAGCACAACTTATCGGTAGAGGTGTGCAAACTGAAATTGTTCACCGATGAGTTTTATCAGCAACTTGAGTCGATTACACCCACAGCCAAAGTGCCGACCTTGGTGGATGGCAATACCCCGATTTGGGACTCATTGGCGATTTTAGAATATGTCAGTGAGCAGCACCTACAAGGGAAAGGATGGCCTGAAGATCCGAGTCAACGAGCCAAGGCTCGTTCTCTTGCTAGTGAAATGCATTCAGGCTTTTTCGCCTTGCGCGATGAGTTGCCGATGAATTGCAGAGCAAAGCGCGTGGTGAGCCTCTCTGCTAATGCAGAAAAAGAGATTGCCCGTATTGACGCAATTTGGTCTGAGCAGATGGCGGAAAATGGTGCCGGTTGGTTGTTTGGAGATTGGTCGATTGCTGATGCGATGTACGCCCCGGTCGCATTACGATTCCAAACCTATGACATCCCCTTATCCTCGTTAGCAAAGCAGTACCAACAAAAAGTCCTCAGCAGCCCCGCGATACAAACCTGGCTTGAGCAAGCGAGTTTGGAGACAGACATTGTTGAAGAGGATGAAGCGGGCATCGAGCGAGCCTAG